The sequence TACCCGGATAAAAGACAACCTTATGGCTATGGATACGGATATCCTGGCCCCTATTACCAGTATGGTTACGGATACTAAGAAGAATACACACAATTAAAGTGATCTGCTtgaaattttagtataaatataagttattttaactttgtttatagCTCCATTTAGTGTTTTAAAGGAACTTTACTGAAACTTGTTGCAACTTTGTGTTGGGgttaataaatacagaaaatttaatttttaaagatgcTACCATTTACCTTTTGTAAAATTTGATATATGTCGATTGTATTGTATATACTTAAAGTACATGagatactaataaaaataattaacaagttcACTATTATTGAAAGGATTGAAAAAGTTAGAAAATAGCCTCATATAAAACATCTAAAGATTTGTCACCAAATGATGGCGCTGTGTacaggttgtttttttaaaatattttcaaaagggatgttcttttgttatatattcgtacgttatttttctgttaccatataaataacattatagaatgaacacaaagaattaatttaattACTTAGTTTTAATTGAAAGCTGTAAACCGTAGTTAGAAtaatttctgtgtgtgtgtgtgtagagagagagagacttgAAAAGGTTTTTATCTTGTCCTTAGTCCTTAGCTTTATATGTtgaattttgtgtattttcagATAATAGAGTATTATATGTTTTGGCCGTATTCAAGAAACATATTGCTCAAAACCTTGGGTATCAGAAATATTTCTCCATGGAACTTTGTGAGGTTTATATGCGTGTTTTTTGGTGGTGTTTTTATAATCTGGACTTTACTTACTGTTTGTGAGACTTGAAAAATTCAAGTATTGCTCTAATTCACTGTCTTACCACTGACGGACAGTGAAGTTCAACATGTGatggtgttttatttttttagctaTCTACGCTCTGTCCACTGCTATGAATCGAATCTCGGATATCAAATTTGTAAGTCCGGAAACTCACGGCTGATCCACTATCAGGAACAAAGTGAACaggaaaaatatttgtaattcttgtattttattaatgaaaaatgaaataccGTTTGTCATCAGCAAATGGAGCTTGGAATCTCAACgacattttttaatgtattggCAGAGTAAAGCTGATACAGTTTCTCTTTTGAATGAataatttctgtctttatttgtttattaatgagtaatattaaatattttcatgtcgTGCTCCATTCAAGACGGAAGGTGATACAAacgtgaaaatgttttattttgaaactgacTGGTTTACTTCTTAAAACAATGGAGCCTTGTAGATTTTTAAGATAGCCTAATATTCGTCTACTAGCAGCGCCACCAAATAGCAGATTAGTGCTTCATACTCGTCTGAGTAGGatgtattttcaaaaatttgAATAGCTTCGGATGCATTTTAAATACGAAGCTATAATTTGTAAGCATGTAAGTTACAAAGTGTATAacggtaaaaaaaataattaagtatgGCTTCTTGTTTTGGAGTATTTAAAAATCTTGTAGCCTTAGGAAACATAATAAGCTTTGTAatctcatttatatttatttagaacttACTTTATACGTCTTTACCGGAAGGAAAACATTTTGAAGATGGTTACATATAGTATTGCTTGCAGAATGACGTGATTCGCTATATCTCATCGCTCGTGACGTCATACTTCACGAACCAATGTAttgcatttctttttcttttatggaaagatgaataaaatatgtttttaaattgtagctactatgtgtgtgtttgttcacGAAGGTGTTGCACAGAGAAAACACAGGAGGGCGTGAGTGGTCTTTCATAAATACTTTTTGGGAATTTGAGAAATAATGGAAACCAACTTCGAGTACGAAGTTGATTTCTAGGTGTAGCACCTTTAGTTGTTCTTGTTTCTAGCAAGAATTAATTGATATTTGACCTATTGGAATTGTAGTGATTTGCAGTAACGTACTATAAAGTAAAAACGGTTATAgtatcgaatccctgattttagcgttgtaaatccatagatataCCGTTGTACTAGTGGGGTTGGTGTATTGGTGGTATGTACAGTGATGGtgaaaaaatttgtttattttaatggcATTGTTTACTTGTTGCTAGCGTCATCTAGTGTTTGATACCAAAGAAGCATAAAATTCGATTtgacaataaattttatttcaatgaattttacTTACTAGTGTTATCTGTCGGTAAATATTGCATGCAAAAgttaatacttttaattaataagttcacattaattttagtaattatttaacttgtttgtttgttgttaaaggtgaattttacataaaaaagaaaactttgcagtcaaaagaactacttatgctgattaattttgcaagttcacattttttataaaacatatgtgctaataaatgaaacatagaactttgTGCAGAAAGAGTCCTTTCCGAGCgacaatccgaacgttttagtttttacgtttgccgcttgGAAAAGTACTGtaacgtaatagttgccaaacaaaccgccatcgccagcgcgttgaatgtaaataaacatggccagtgcatacggagaaacagaggcggagtctgttttgactttgtgttctgaacagtgtcgagtagcgccatatcaattcgattCTACtatgaacgaacctagaacagttacttttgacacagatctgacaagttgtagtgatgaggacagttccacgagcgagagtagcgaaACTGTAAGTGATACTGATAGCgtccaggccggttgcgagtcggtcatacctccagtggaagaatggtaagccaaagtcatgacaacaaatatggtatgcattatttcacgtgcaattttaatcTAACAATCATGATCCACTTACAAGAGTCTGAACAGACACACTTTGAAATGAGTCAGCTCTGGAGTCTTGGCAGTCATCATCAGGGGTGGGCTGAATCACAACTTCCTCTACAGAAGTAGGCACTGTGTCATCAGCAGCACTTTCCTCTAAAagctgaagaaataagattatatattaaaacatcatggtttatgagatttacatctaatatgacaatgtcaaggtactgtgttaagattaattttattatgatgagttatggaaatatgttatggagcttatttgattttttacaagtctacaatttgttttaaatacataacatgtacttgattacttcaacatgttcaatacagttttatttcaatttatcttgaaatgttaaatttgaaaaatggtattcttcaaacttttccattcGTAAAAATGATActaaaacatctacagaatgatctaccagcttttaaacttggaatatactctatttgggatagatttgtccattgtttagactaagaaatcaatatttcattgaatttcaagtgccacaaatgcaaaacacgctcttgaatgtgaaatgtgtatatcTAGTTACATTcctcaaaaacttgtactttttaaattattacattatactagttattgtttatcgctttatactgcacacatacctttaagtttgttcttttcgtgatggcaagggatggcttcagaggggtggaacctgtacgctgcaggctgagatcagtcctcagctctacacgaggaaagatgatggggacgatcctgtctactgccgatggttttttcagtctcaacctgcctgtcttgaaacccacggaattcaaaacagtgggatccgacacaaaacatgagcgttcaaagtgatcttgacaaagctttgcatggtgtgaaggagtccagttcttcttattgaccatccgcacccattgtcgccaccttgccggttccttttccttgcacggaaacgaaaagaagcttttgcccgatgccgaaccatttttacaaacataagcaacgcagtaaaccatgttatcataaaacaaacataaagtagcaatatcaagacaaagtgtgtaatccgaaaaaagcaccgatagatttacataaaacaccagcacaaaaaggaaaaaaatggcTGGTGCACAATAAAgggtgtttggcaactattacgtcatagtatagttgtaaaacgtcagggaaacagccgaacgaccgagaggaactttaGTTCGAGGAgccgcatattttgtttaatttgttactcaaaaactaaagtgtttaaaaatatggcaaccacacaggaattatatctaaccaaagtacagtttctaaggcaattattaaatttgttgaaaattaaccTTTAagatcaaagctacacaatacatAAAAATCTGTATTAAACGAAGACTATAAGTTAATACGATGAATAAATGTGTGTATGTTGTTTCACAAGTTGCAATGTTACGTTAAACTTAAATTCAAACTCAGAAAATATACTCCCGCACTTAAAAACTAGATAcccttatatttgttttattttggtgtgTGGTATTTGTATAGCATGCAGCAGTTATTCGGCTAAATAATAAccgttaattaattaattgtgacGATTTGTCACATGTTATCCAAacgttaaattattttagttcattTGTGATGAATAATGAGCTGtacatcaaaaccaaacaaatttttatattccACCACTATATTAGGCCTACTTTAATTAGTTATTTCGTTCTTCCAAACAGAATTGATGAACTATAAATCCAGCAACATTAGTCTAATCCAGTGTAGTATCGAATCAAagattatattaattgttcattGAAATCATCTTTTGGAAATGAAGAGAAATAcctttaatattaacaataaaatataagtgcagttctaaaaatagtttaatttggCTATATCTCATGGGGAAAAGTTATTAATTAGAGGATTTTTATTTGAATGCTGAATATAGTCTGCTAATTATGAGATACAATATCATTACATCATCATTATTATCAGCTTTTTCAGGTAAAAGTAGCCTACAACAAACgttaatgaagaaataaactgattttttcgTTGTTTCATAAACTGGATTTCgcactgttttaaacaaataatccaaaagaaGCCAACAAATGACGGAACATATTACAACAATTTTAATAGCAGTAAAGTTTACACTTGTTGTTTCGATTACGTAAATGATTAACACAGATACTAAAACGCATCTTTTCCCGGAACATTGCGgctttatacatataatataaaaattctatAGTTTTATATAGATTTAGAACACGTAAACATGAAACCTCGAGTTTTAATACTATTAGAATGTCATTATGTTCGTCTCTATACGagcgtaggcccggcatggccaggtagttgaggcgctcgactcgtaatccgagggtcgtgggttcgacgatagtggggcgttataatgtttcggtcaatcccactattcgttggtaaaagagtagcccaagagttggtagtgataactagctgcctttccactagtcttattagtgacggctagcggagataaccctcgtgtagctttgtgcgaaattataaaacaaactgtatgtacgtatttttaataactattattttctaattttttgctGTAAATGTGgcttttatagtttatattttacaatgattTAGTCATcgcattattttaaaagaaaatcgatatttcgttgatgacaCAAAAGgaactatatatacacatatacggacatttaaaatttttttttttatgtatatatatattttcgaaTTGATAATTTACCTTTACTGTCATCTGGTGATAAACCTACTAACTAATAAATTGTCGGTATGTGGTGGGTATCCTTTTCACAATATACGACACATGGGTAAACGATGGCGAGTACTAACGAGTTCGAAAtagattcagaagatgaaaaaCTTAGCAAACTTCGAGAAAAACTAATAGTTTTACGATTTAAGGGCCTGAGTGAAGGACTAAGCTTGCGAGAAatgcaaaatattgttttgaaaagtgCAACGAAATCAAACAAATGCCAAAGTGAAGTGATGCCTAAAAAAGAGAATGTTCTACGTCTAGTACGAGTGACAAATGTTTGTTCGAGTTTTGCCTTTTTGGCACTTTTGGTTGCTGTTATATTTCAGAATAGAGTTATTTTTAAGTCGCAGTGTGCTGTTCTAAACAATTACATTGTTATGGAAGTCACAAGACCGATAACTGACTGCAATATTTGCAAAGATGTTAACAGtgttattgttttacaaaatgtaacgAAAGAAATGTTTGCCAAATATGCATATATGTCACGGCCAGTTTTGGTTAAATATGCCACTAAAAGTTGGAAGGCATTGAACACTTTTAATTTCTCCTTTTTTAGAAATCTTTACTCTGAAGTAGCCGGAGCTTATAAAAGTGTTGAGGACGAATGTCAGTTCTTTCCTTTCAAAACTGGTTTTTTACATCTTGAAGATGTTTTCAACATGCCAGAAGAGAGAGCACTGATGAGATCAAGAGATGCAAAACCGTGGTATATTGGGTGGTAAGTAAACTccaaaaactaaagttttatcAATGTACCTTGGATTCATAATTCTTTACtaattataagtaataatattataaatggtTTAAGAATGACTTTTTTCTAAGCCACCTACAAATAAAAATACCAGTAAAATGGGCATTTGATCTCTGATTGCTCTCCATAGGCATAACTTTACAAGTCGTTCCTTTTAACACTAGTTATGGTTTGTTAGATCTGCTACAGtatttgatatgttactttaaaatgttagTCAGATTCAACAGTTTCATTTAGGTAGAAAAAGGTATAATGTCAAAATAAGTTACTGATTTTGACTAACCCTTATGTCAATCATTTTACATATAGACACACTAACTGACAAAGTTCTATGATATGTTTAGTATGAAAACAATTCACAACTATTtacaaattgaaattaaattCATACTAATTAGAATTATTATACTGTCATCtgcatttgttgttgttaaaatcatattgacaTGGAGCAAAAGAGTTTGGTAAGGAAGTGAGTTAAAGTAAGGGTGTATTTTCAGCAGGTGTTACCTGTATGTTGAGGTCCAACAGTTTaccattaattatataaaaacattgtctgGTAAAGGTTGGGGGTCATGTGAGCTGTTTGAAACAGTCTTGGATATGTTTTCTTCTGAATAAACTGTCATGATGAGTTGTGTAtgtattctaaatatttaaaaatatagaaaatgaatTACATAGAACCCATGTGCACTTCCAAAAAAAGTATTTGAGTAAATGAAATGAATTAGTTTGATAAATAGCCATAGTTACTGTATTTTAATATCCCAGTTAATTTACTGTTAGCTTTATTTTGGTTGGAACAAATGTTGTTTTGATAATTGTGATTAATTATACATGTTGATGACTTTTTATTTTAGAGAATGTACTCTACAATTATATACAACAATTTCTGAAATGAGAAACAATtcttataaattacaaatatgaagttaatataaatttatttttacagtaatgaTCTCCAAGTTTggtaattgttttttaattttttttaaagaaatatcagCTTCAGAAAATAGAACCATttgggtttattttattttggttgagAAGATTTCATTCAATGAACAACAGCATCAAATACATAATCACTTAAAGCTGTTATTCAGTATATGTTAACCAGTaacagcacacacacataattCTGTGATAACTCTGACAAACAATGAGGTTGGAACTAAGCTCCTAAACACTGATTTTACaatcttgtaattttgaagttcaACTTTCCACTGTTTTTATTTCATccaaattattattgttacgaAATTCTTCAAACACATTAATCCAAAGCAGTGCTGGTTCTTCTCTATTCTAAGGAAAATAAACCCTAACTTTAATAACAAACCCATAAAAAGATACATCAGCT comes from Tachypleus tridentatus isolate NWPU-2018 chromosome 12, ASM421037v1, whole genome shotgun sequence and encodes:
- the LOC143233751 gene encoding uncharacterized protein LOC143233751 isoform X1, with the protein product MASTNEFEIDSEDEKLSKLREKLIVLRFKGLSEGLSLREMQNIVLKSATKSNKCQSEVMPKKENVLRLVRVTNVCSSFAFLALLVAVIFQNRVIFKSQCAVLNNYIVMEVTRPITDCNICKDVNSVIVLQNVTKEMFAKYAYMSRPVLVKYATKSWKALNTFNFSFFRNLYSEVAGAYKSVEDECQFFPFKTGFLHLEDVFNMPEERALMRSRDAKPWYIGWSNCNPDVAEVLRHHYSRPHFLPDDSESSAIDWIFMGYSGQGASMHVSKICELDYVFRPSWQAQIAGKKTWRLFPPPECESVCTTMNVTVTKGDIILIDTNQWYHDTYIEPGEMSITIGSEYD
- the LOC143233751 gene encoding uncharacterized protein LOC143233751 isoform X2: MASTNEFEIDSEDEKLSKLREKLIVLRFKGLSEGLSLREMQNIVLKSATKSNKCQSEVMPKKENVLRLVRVTNVCSSFAFLALLVAVIFQNRVIFKSQCAVLNNYIVMEVTRPITDCNICKDVNSVIVLQNVTKEMFAKYAYMSRPVLVKYATKSWKALNTFNFSFFRNLYSEVAGAYKSVEDECQFFPFKTGFLHLEDVFNMPEERALMRSRDAKPWYIGWSNCNPDVAEVLRHHYSRPHFLPDDSESSAIDWIFMGYSGQGASMHLDYVFRPSWQAQIAGKKTWRLFPPPECESVCTTMNVTVTKGDIILIDTNQWYHDTYIEPGEMSITIGSEYD